In the Spirochaetia bacterium 38H-sp genome, AGACACAAAACTTCTTACAAATCCAGAATGGGAAATCCCCATTAAAGGCGGATTTTACCTGTACGGACTTAGTACCATTAATATAGATTATATGAGATCTGACCTGCATGAAATCAGTACAATAATCCACATAGCTGATAAAATCCCATTTAAAGAAAGACTCTCCCTCAACACAAAACCATTTATAACAGAACCAATAACAGGTGCGACAGTAAAACTGCAAGAATCCCAAAACACACCAGTAAGCATAGTAAGAATATACGGCTCAAGACTTTTAGTACCAGATAAAAGAGATGCCAGTGCAATACTTATAACAGGTAAAGCCAACATAATAATGCTGGACAACTACATCTACTCGATCGGCGACAACAGAACAAAAACAAGCATCTCTCCCTCTGCAGCAATAAGAATACAAAATCAGGCAAAATTGAGAATAGTAAAAAACAGAATAACAGATACACCAAGAGCACTAAGAATAGAAAATACAAAAAGCAGTGTAGAAATATCAGTGGAAGAAAGCAGCATCATAAACAACAACGCAGGAATAGAAATAATAAACAGTCCCTTTGTTAAACTGGATCTTGGTGGAGGAGAACTGGGAAGTAAGGGAAACAATACCTTGGGGAACACATACAGTGATATAAAAATAACCGGAAAACTAAACAACCTGCCCATAACAGCTTTTAACAATACATTCAAAAGAAAACCAGTCATAATAATAGATGATAGTAAAGAGGAAAAAATAGAAAACATAATAAAAACAGAAGAGAAACCATCCACCTAGCGCTTGAGAGGACTGGTCTCTCTCTGCATGGTTCCGGTTTCCAAGACTTCCATAATCTTATAAGTACCATATTTGCGAGCCTTAAGAAAACCATCCCAAGCGGATTCCGCCAATCTACCTTCTTCCAGTAAAAGCCACAACCAATCGCTTGTATAGCGGGGATCTTCCTGCATGATACCTGCCTGTATTTCCTGGAGCCATGCCTTGTTATAACGCTCCTGAGCACCTATGTCTGGGGCCATAATAATAGGTAGACCTAGACCAGCATAAAAAGAAAGTTCACTCGGTTTTGTCCACAATACATCAGTCTTTCTTATGGTCTCGGCAAAAAGCCGGAAATACTCTTCTTTGGTATCAGCATAAATAATATTTACAAGAGGAGAATCTTTAGCAAATCTTTTCTTTGTTTCCTCAAAAGCCTTTTTCACCTCCTTTCTGACACCAGCTACAAGATTAAGGCAGAGCTCAGAATTTTTTATCCTGTTTTTAACAGACTCCAGTATCTGACAACCTATATCCACCTGTGCACCCGCACCCCCTACAGCAAAAGTAACAGTAAAAAGCCGCTCATTTTTAAACCGGATATTTTTTCCTCCGAGGAAGTGTTTTACATTCATCTCGTGAAGAGGCCAAAAACGTTTTTTTGGATCCAGATAATGGAGACGCTGTCCAACATCATGTTTTAACACATCCAGGTTTTTATCTCCCAGCAACTCCAGAGGCATGGGAAAACCAGTTAAAAATATACGTTCATCAGGAACACCATAAGCTTTTAGTCGTCTAAGAGCCCTACCACAAGGTACAAGGTAATGTATCCTACTTCTTGCAGGCTCCATTGCAACCCATGCACGACTTATCTCCGCATCACAGACTATACAATATATTCTGCCATATCCTGCTTCATCAGCTGCAATTGCAGGAGCAGGATGAGAAGTAAGAAGAGGAAGAGGAGAAGTCTTTATATGCTGCAGCATTCCCTTACACAAGCCCTTTTTTACAAGAGAGTGCAAAAGCTTTACCTGGTAACTGGGAGAAGAAAGATCCCGCAAAGGATACAGGGGAGGAATATTCTGTAAAGAATCAAGAATTGAGAATAATGGCTTCCCCACAAGAGGAACAGCTCTCACTCTTGACAAAAACTCATAAGCACCAAGCATTTTCTCCCATAGAGCCTTTTCTGCCTCATCGGAAGAAGAATGGCTTCCTACCGATATTATACCATCTCGTGCGATACCATAAAAAGGAGCTGTGGCACGCTGATGCCCAAGCCCCATATCAACCGTTACTACCCACGCCTCCGGAGAAACTTTATTGTTTTCTTTAGTTTCGGTCATACACACCTCATCTGGAAAAATATATCTTTCTATTATATCATCCTGCATAAAAACGTATTTTTCCAGAGATTATTTTGACAAAGGAGACAAAATGAATAAAAAAGCTGTCTATTACAACATAATGGCTGTGAGGGATTACGAATGCGACCTCGAAGGTATAGTAAACAACTCCAACTATATGAGATATATGGAACACACACGACACTGCTTTCTCAAAGCAGGAGGAATGGATTTTGCAGAACTGCACAGACAGGGAATAGACCCTGTAGTTACAAGAGCAGAGATAGATTATCTCCTACCACTTACAAGTGGAGACCTTTTTGTTTCTGCAATAGAAAACTGTGGTTTAAAAGGAAGCTTTAGAATAATCTTTAAACAAATCATTTACAAAATAGAGAAAAAAGAGCTAATACCATCTGCAAGAGGTCTCATACATGCTGCCTTGATAAAAGATAAAAAGCCATATCCTGCAAAAGGTAATATGGATACACTTCTGGAAATACAAGAAAGAGAAATAAAATTGCCTGATAATCCATATCAGTTTATTTTGATACAATAGGCAAAGGATGCCTTATAAGAGCAGGAAGTACTCCCCGTTTATCAATATTCTGCCAGAAGCTGTCATGCAGGTCATTTCTGAAGATTCTGTCAAGAATCATACCCGCAGCTCCATAAGCTACAGCAAACTCATGAAGTGAAGACATCTTAACATTACAGTGTACTGGTAGAGGATACATCCAGTTTTTCATTATATATTCTGTCAGCATGTCACAGACACTATCACCCAGAAGTTCTATATCTCCTCCCAAATACACATGACTTATATTAAGCACATTGACAATACATGCAATATTAGCAAAAAGCTCATCCAGAAACCTATCCATAACAGCCTTATCCTCCGGAAGCTTATGCAAATCTTCCGGACTTATTCTCATCTGAGAAGCATATTCTCCTCTGGAAAAAGCAGACCTAAACTCTCCAGCAGAAAAAGTGTTGCCATAATGCAGCTTACCGTCCAGAACAATACCAAATCCTATACCTATACCGCCGTGCTCCTTGATATGCTGACGCCTGTTTTTAAACTCGACAAGTACAAACAGAAAATTATCAGGAGAGTTTGCCTTACCAAAGGCAAGCTCCATCCATGCTCCACAATTGGAATCGTTTTCTATATAGACAGGCGCATTGATATGCCTGGAAAGCACTTCACAGAGGGGAAATGGTTCGTATATAGAAAGCGGAATGGAGTATTCTACTACTCCAGTTAGAGGGTTGATAATCCCTCCTGCCCCGAGACCTATACCAAGAAGGTTGGAAAATCCCCTTTCCATAAGAGAAGCTGATAATTCGTCAAAAGACTCTAAGAAAACATCTATTATATTTCGTCGTGTAATCTGACCTGTTTCTTTTTTCCATCTAAAAACTATATCACCTGCTATATCCACGGCTACAGCTCTTATCATCTCCGCCTGCACACCCAACCCCAACACTATACCGTAATTCTTATTGAGCCCCAGTGCTATAGGCTTTCTTCCACCAACATTATTGGTTTCTTTTTGTTCTCTTTCTTCTAGTACTCCCAACAGTATCAATTCTGTTACAAGATTGGTGACCGTAGATTTATTGAGACCTACTTTATCGGATATTTCTATTCTACTTATGCCGTCATGATACCAAATCTGTTTTAATATGAGACTCATATTTTCTGTTCTTGTCTTTCGCCTTCCCATATCATCCTCATAATAGTTTATTTTAAAAACAGTTTAACATATAGAATCATAACAGTCAAAACCAAACAGTAGAATAAATAAATCAAATAATATAATTCTTTTTTATACATTAAGATTGTAGTTTTCTGATATTGCAACAAACAAAAAGATGATAATAATAAACAACAGGCTGCCGTAAGGCAGCCTGTTTGAAGGAGGGTTAGGAGGCTTACTTATTATTTTCTCTTGTATTCTTGCTATTCTTTACTCTTGTCTCTTTATTTTTCTTTATCTCTTTTCTTAGCTCTTTTATAAGCTGGCTTCCAACCTTTCTCAGTTCTTTGTCTTTCTTTTCCTGTTTAACTACCTTGCGTATTTCTTTTATTAGGACATTTGCTTTATTATTCTTTATCTTGAGCTGATAAGAACCTTTGGAAGTACTGATTACCAGAATATTCCCATCAAGGCTTACATTACTAAGATTGGAAGAAGTTATTATTCCGGAAAGAGTATCAACAAGCCAACTAGCTTTATTGGTACTTGTGACTACAGGAACAAAAGCATCTACTACTGTTTCGCTGCTGCTCAGAACATCAGTAGCAGACCCCAGAGCAACATCGTTTTCAACAGAGGTAGAATCTACTGTTTCGCTTACAGGCAGAGAATCATAGGCTACATCGACAGAATCATTATCTGCAAGAACATCCGTTATATCAACAACAGTAGCTACGCTGGCAGAATCGGAAACAACATCACTTACAGTAACTGTATCAGAAGGAGAATCTCCAGAGTTCTGCGATGCTGTGCTGTCTGTAGATGTTGATGTGGTAGCATTGGTGGCAACTCGCTCTATGTCCGCTGTAACAGGATTTGCACAAGCAATAAGGGCAAGAGGAAGAACTACTACAAGAAGTAGCAAACTTATCACTTTCTTATTT is a window encoding:
- a CDS encoding acyl-CoA thioesterase; translation: MNKKAVYYNIMAVRDYECDLEGIVNNSNYMRYMEHTRHCFLKAGGMDFAELHRQGIDPVVTRAEIDYLLPLTSGDLFVSAIENCGLKGSFRIIFKQIIYKIEKKELIPSARGLIHAALIKDKKPYPAKGNMDTLLEIQEREIKLPDNPYQFILIQ
- a CDS encoding DUF1565 domain-containing protein, with the protein product MKKKNRAIVLFFLALAAINAKDIYIPQDYPDIQTAIDNAFPFDRIIIDGGKHRGPLLIGIPLTIEGKEGTRPVIYKETNNNTISPLIMTGANIRVVLKNLTLSATAPETPLSSEAIGILAKDTNLSLENIDITGFYLYSLIQTGGSLSTTDTKLLTNPEWEIPIKGGFYLYGLSTINIDYMRSDLHEISTIIHIADKIPFKERLSLNTKPFITEPITGATVKLQESQNTPVSIVRIYGSRLLVPDKRDASAILITGKANIIMLDNYIYSIGDNRTKTSISPSAAIRIQNQAKLRIVKNRITDTPRALRIENTKSSVEISVEESSIINNNAGIEIINSPFVKLDLGGGELGSKGNNTLGNTYSDIKITGKLNNLPITAFNNTFKRKPVIIIDDSKEEKIENIIKTEEKPST
- a CDS encoding ROK family transcriptional regulator, with amino-acid sequence MGRRKTRTENMSLILKQIWYHDGISRIEISDKVGLNKSTVTNLVTELILLGVLEEREQKETNNVGGRKPIALGLNKNYGIVLGLGVQAEMIRAVAVDIAGDIVFRWKKETGQITRRNIIDVFLESFDELSASLMERGFSNLLGIGLGAGGIINPLTGVVEYSIPLSIYEPFPLCEVLSRHINAPVYIENDSNCGAWMELAFGKANSPDNFLFVLVEFKNRRQHIKEHGGIGIGFGIVLDGKLHYGNTFSAGEFRSAFSRGEYASQMRISPEDLHKLPEDKAVMDRFLDELFANIACIVNVLNISHVYLGGDIELLGDSVCDMLTEYIMKNWMYPLPVHCNVKMSSLHEFAVAYGAAGMILDRIFRNDLHDSFWQNIDKRGVLPALIRHPLPIVSK